In one Pseudomonas fitomaticsae genomic region, the following are encoded:
- a CDS encoding type III PLP-dependent enzyme, with protein sequence MSIQVEDYFARETFQKMKAFADKQETPFVVIDTAMIAQAYDDLRAGFEFAKVYYAVKANPAVEIIDLLKEKGSSFDIASIYELDKVLSRGVSPDQISYGNTIKKSKDIRYFYEKGVRLFATDSEADLRNIAKAAPGAKVYVRILTEGSTTADWPLSRKFGCQTDMAMDLLILARDLGLVPYGISFHVGSQQRDISVWDAAIAKVKVIFERLKEEDGIHLKLINMGGGFPANYITRTNSLETYAEEIIRFLKEDFGDDLPEIILEPGRSLIANAGILVSEVVLVARKSRTAVERWVYTDVGKFSGLIETMDEAIKFPIWTEKKGEMEEVVIAGPTCDSADIMYENYKYGLPLNLAIGDRLYWLSTGAYTTSYSAVEFNGFPPLKSFYV encoded by the coding sequence ATGTCGATCCAGGTCGAAGACTATTTCGCGCGCGAAACCTTTCAGAAAATGAAGGCGTTCGCCGACAAACAGGAAACCCCTTTCGTGGTGATCGACACCGCGATGATCGCCCAGGCCTACGATGACCTGCGCGCCGGTTTCGAATTCGCCAAGGTCTACTACGCGGTCAAGGCCAACCCGGCCGTCGAGATCATCGACCTGCTCAAAGAGAAAGGCTCGAGCTTCGACATCGCCTCGATCTATGAGCTGGACAAAGTGCTGAGCCGTGGCGTCAGCCCGGACCAGATCAGCTACGGCAACACCATCAAGAAGTCCAAGGACATTCGCTACTTCTACGAGAAGGGTGTGCGTCTGTTCGCCACCGACTCGGAAGCCGACCTGCGCAACATCGCCAAGGCTGCACCGGGCGCCAAAGTCTATGTGCGCATCCTGACTGAAGGCTCGACCACGGCCGACTGGCCACTGTCGCGCAAGTTCGGCTGCCAGACCGACATGGCCATGGACCTGCTGATCCTCGCTCGCGACCTGGGCCTGGTGCCGTACGGCATCTCGTTCCACGTCGGTTCGCAACAGCGCGACATCAGCGTCTGGGACGCCGCGATCGCCAAGGTCAAAGTGATCTTCGAACGCCTGAAAGAAGAAGACGGCATCCACCTGAAGCTGATCAACATGGGCGGTGGCTTCCCGGCCAACTACATCACCCGCACCAACAGCCTGGAAACCTACGCCGAAGAAATCATCCGCTTCCTGAAGGAAGACTTCGGTGATGACCTGCCGGAAATCATTCTGGAACCAGGCCGTTCGCTGATCGCCAACGCCGGCATCCTGGTCAGCGAAGTGGTGCTGGTTGCGCGTAAATCCCGCACCGCCGTCGAGCGTTGGGTTTATACCGATGTGGGCAAGTTCTCGGGCCTGATCGAAACCATGGACGAGGCGATCAAGTTCCCGATCTGGACCGAGAAGAAAGGCGAGATGGAAGAAGTCGTGATCGCCGGCCCGACCTGCGACAGCGCCGACATCATGTACGAAAACTACAAATACGGCCTGCCGCTGAACCTGGCGATCGGTGATCGTCTGTACTGGCTGTCGACCGGTGCATACACCACCAGTTACAGCGCCGTAGAGTTCAACGGCTTCCCGCCGCTGAAATCGTTCTACGTGTAA
- a CDS encoding alpha-xenorhabdolysin family binary toxin subunit A, whose translation MEFKMDDKIVEVAAKAPLLFVSASLGEGEEYNRETGIQLTKEQIISLRKYEVLGLSLPVRLADVVAYLNYGAGDEGGTGLKATDFLRTFTCTYDHAKRWSPLREKIMLTGTDLKIFAGSIIRTGKGIVEIYEDLKASRYLEEYDINTPQEYLELKRTIPGLPDLGLPSGDVPEIKAYLNDMLAKVMQCHTKAEHVRSELDSFGTDMREIVLPEIKLRLEFVSRNTYQTDIQALQGEIDQRSKEIDELNKQYDQLVREAIGSAATLNIGGLILGIYQGVKAEKIRKERNRLKAEQQASNQVMASKNQTLSSLNKVRDDLQNLSYVAIEAEVATQNLMLVWNALSTYINASVKEVDLLQEATSLRKFKNQILGIIEPWEQIKVSSDQLLGVFAAADKEYGNNFSVFRSKTIMLSSSNHPAVSGFDVAALRAHAAAVQTSNVTAQMLGEQFNYLPGTVRTMNGLTVAIQKATFELRNQAQTTGINLERAQSKLKTAQTELTYYPEDADEIREEMEIALKNVSMKISEHADDFKMTHSSLSAAYDRSASAQWIVTLLRDRAFTEALKVKSEEKIADFEKQMKSVSEALDLIAKAGVEKIGQEAQLTLDNLKALGLAPPQVQIALFAIDTLKKMIAGIGEAISYLNMLAGYNQLKEKAADVRAQLKKHIKDIEQIDGKIHLVQVLDQLDEERWSYVNEYSNLVAVFESFARDFQQDKSQPAEQRTAAALTRIADVRQYLKTLQQ comes from the coding sequence ATGGAATTCAAGATGGACGACAAGATTGTCGAGGTCGCCGCAAAGGCGCCTCTGTTGTTTGTAAGTGCCTCGCTCGGCGAGGGTGAAGAATACAATCGGGAAACCGGTATTCAATTAACCAAAGAGCAGATTATCAGCCTGCGCAAGTATGAGGTGCTGGGGCTGTCGCTTCCCGTTCGGCTCGCTGACGTCGTTGCGTATCTGAACTACGGCGCCGGGGATGAAGGAGGCACCGGTCTCAAGGCAACAGACTTCCTGCGCACTTTCACCTGCACCTACGATCATGCGAAACGCTGGTCCCCGCTGCGTGAAAAAATCATGCTCACCGGTACTGATCTGAAGATTTTTGCCGGCAGCATAATTCGCACGGGTAAAGGCATCGTAGAAATCTACGAGGACCTGAAAGCCTCCAGGTATCTGGAGGAATACGATATCAATACGCCGCAAGAGTATCTGGAGCTGAAACGCACGATTCCGGGTCTTCCTGATCTGGGCTTGCCGTCCGGTGATGTTCCGGAAATCAAGGCCTATCTCAATGACATGCTGGCCAAAGTCATGCAGTGTCACACGAAGGCCGAGCATGTCAGATCAGAACTCGACAGTTTTGGCACAGACATGCGTGAGATCGTGCTGCCGGAAATCAAGCTGCGGCTGGAGTTTGTATCTCGCAATACCTATCAGACTGATATCCAGGCGCTACAGGGCGAAATCGATCAGCGCTCGAAAGAAATCGATGAACTGAACAAGCAATATGATCAGCTGGTTCGGGAAGCGATCGGGTCGGCAGCTACATTGAATATCGGGGGGTTGATCCTCGGCATCTATCAGGGCGTCAAGGCTGAAAAGATCCGCAAGGAGCGAAACCGGTTGAAGGCAGAGCAACAGGCCTCCAACCAGGTAATGGCCAGCAAAAACCAGACGCTGAGTTCCCTGAACAAAGTGCGCGATGATTTGCAAAACCTGAGTTATGTGGCGATTGAAGCTGAAGTCGCCACGCAAAACCTGATGCTGGTCTGGAATGCGCTGAGCACCTATATCAATGCCTCTGTCAAAGAAGTTGATCTGCTTCAGGAAGCAACTTCCCTGAGGAAGTTCAAGAACCAGATTCTCGGAATTATTGAACCGTGGGAGCAGATAAAGGTGAGTTCCGATCAGCTGTTGGGCGTCTTTGCTGCGGCAGATAAAGAGTATGGAAACAACTTTTCAGTCTTCAGGAGTAAAACAATCATGTTGTCGTCAAGTAATCATCCAGCCGTTTCGGGTTTTGATGTCGCTGCTTTACGTGCTCACGCTGCGGCCGTTCAAACAAGTAATGTCACAGCGCAAATGCTCGGTGAGCAGTTTAATTATCTGCCGGGTACTGTCCGCACAATGAATGGTCTGACGGTGGCTATCCAGAAAGCCACATTTGAACTTCGTAATCAGGCCCAGACGACAGGGATCAATCTGGAGCGTGCACAGAGCAAACTGAAGACGGCTCAGACCGAGTTGACCTACTACCCGGAAGACGCAGATGAAATTCGCGAGGAAATGGAAATTGCGCTCAAGAATGTGTCGATGAAAATCTCCGAGCATGCGGACGATTTCAAGATGACGCACAGCAGCTTGAGTGCCGCCTATGACCGATCGGCTTCGGCGCAATGGATCGTGACGTTGCTGCGGGATCGGGCATTCACGGAAGCATTGAAGGTCAAGTCGGAAGAGAAAATCGCCGATTTCGAAAAGCAAATGAAATCAGTGTCTGAAGCGCTCGATCTGATCGCGAAAGCCGGGGTGGAGAAGATTGGTCAGGAAGCCCAGTTGACGCTGGATAACTTGAAAGCCCTGGGGCTGGCGCCGCCGCAGGTCCAGATTGCATTGTTTGCGATTGATACCTTGAAAAAAATGATCGCGGGTATCGGCGAGGCTATTTCCTATCTGAACATGCTGGCGGGTTACAACCAGCTCAAGGAAAAAGCGGCTGATGTAAGGGCGCAGTTGAAGAAGCACATCAAGGATATTGAACAGATCGATGGAAAGATTCACCTGGTGCAAGTCCTCGACCAACTGGACGAAGAGCGTTGGAGTTACGTGAATGAGTATTCGAATCTGGTGGCTGTATTCGAGTCCTTCGCCCGAGACTTCCAACAGGACAAGTCGCAGCCTGCCGAGCAGCGGACGGCTGCCGCACTCACCCGGATTGCCGACGTCAGGCAGTATCTGAAAACGCTTCAGCAGTAA
- a CDS encoding osmoprotectant ABC transporter ATP-binding protein OsmV has protein sequence MIELQNLSKTFQSNGKDVKAVDSVSLTVNEGEICVFLGPSGCGKSTTLKMINRLIKPTSGKILINGEDTTDLDEVTLRRNIGYVIQQIGLFPNMTIEENIVVVPKLLGWDKQKCHDRARELMSMIKLEPKQYLHRYPRELSGGQQQRIGVIRALAADAPLLLMDEPFGAVDPINREMIQNEFFEMQRALNKTVIMVSHDIDEAIKLGDKIAIFRAGKLLQIDHPDTLLAHPADDFVSNFVGQDSTLKRLLLVKAEDAADNAPSVSPETPVADALELMDEHDRRYVVVTCAENKALGYVRRRDLHRQTGTCAQFLREFNATAAYDEHLRILLSRMYEFNRAWLPVMDAERVFLGEVTQESIAAYLSSGRSRGMKTNIVSPAEAVA, from the coding sequence ATGATCGAACTTCAAAACCTCAGCAAGACCTTCCAAAGCAACGGCAAAGATGTGAAAGCCGTGGACTCGGTAAGCCTGACCGTCAATGAAGGCGAAATCTGTGTGTTCCTCGGGCCATCGGGTTGCGGCAAAAGCACCACGCTGAAAATGATCAACCGCCTGATCAAGCCGACCTCGGGCAAGATCCTGATCAACGGCGAAGACACCACCGACCTCGACGAAGTGACCCTGCGCCGCAACATCGGCTACGTGATCCAGCAGATCGGTCTGTTCCCGAACATGACCATCGAAGAGAACATCGTCGTCGTGCCGAAACTGCTCGGCTGGGACAAACAGAAATGCCACGACCGCGCCCGCGAACTGATGAGCATGATCAAGCTTGAACCCAAGCAATACCTGCATCGTTACCCGCGTGAACTGTCCGGCGGCCAGCAGCAACGGATCGGCGTGATCCGCGCACTGGCGGCGGATGCCCCCCTGTTGCTGATGGACGAGCCGTTCGGCGCAGTCGACCCGATCAACCGCGAGATGATCCAGAACGAGTTCTTCGAGATGCAGCGCGCGCTGAACAAGACCGTGATCATGGTCAGCCACGACATCGACGAAGCGATCAAGCTCGGTGACAAGATCGCGATCTTCCGCGCCGGCAAACTGTTGCAGATCGACCACCCGGACACCCTGCTGGCGCATCCGGCAGACGACTTTGTCAGCAACTTCGTCGGTCAGGACAGCACCCTCAAACGCCTGCTGCTGGTGAAAGCCGAAGACGCGGCGGACAACGCACCATCGGTGAGTCCGGAAACCCCGGTGGCCGATGCGCTGGAGTTGATGGACGAGCATGACCGTCGCTACGTGGTCGTCACCTGTGCCGAGAACAAGGCACTGGGTTATGTGCGCCGCCGTGATCTGCATCGTCAGACCGGTACCTGTGCGCAATTCCTCCGCGAGTTCAACGCCACGGCGGCGTACGACGAGCATTTGCGCATCCTGTTGTCGCGCATGTACGAGTTCAATCGGGCCTGGTTGCCGGTGATGGATGCCGAGCGAGTGTTCCTCGGCGAGGTTACCCAGGAGTCGATTGCGGCGTACCTGAGTTCGGGTCGTTCGCGCGGAATGAAGACCAATATTGTGTCGCCGGCGGAAGCGGTGGCCTGA